The Solirubrobacter pauli sequence GGTCTTCGCCTTCTGGGCGAGGAACTGGACGTCGTCGACGAGCAGGACGTCGACGCCGCGGTACTGCGCCTTGAAGCCCTCCATGTCCCCGCCCTGGATGGCGGCGACGAAGTGGTCGGTGAACGCCTCGGCCGTCGTGTAGCGGGCGGTCATGCCGCCTCCGTGCTCGTGGACGTAGTTGGCGATCGAGTGCAGCAGGTGCGTCTTGCCCAAGCCGGGCGGACCGCAGATGAAGAGCGGGTTGTAGGCCAGGCCCGGCGTCTCGGCGACGGCCAGCGCGGCCGCGTGCGCGAGCCGGTTGCTCTCGCCGATCACGAACTGGTCGAAGGTCAGGCGCGGGTTCAGCTGCTGGGACGCGGGCGCCTGCACGCGGGGGACGGCGACCGCCGGCGTCTCGGGCGGCGTCTCCTCCGGATCGGCGATGCGGACGGTCGCGCCGGGGCCGAGCACGGTCTCCGCGCAGGCGGTCAGGACGCGTCCGAAGCGGGTCTGCGCCCACGAGCGGACGTCGTCGGGCGCCTCGAGGACGATCGTCGTCCCGTCGACCTCCCGGAAGCCCATGCGCTCCAGCCAGATGTGCCAGGTGGACTCGTTGACCGCCTTGCGGAGCTCACCGCGGAAGCGGTGCCAGACGGTGGCGGAATCGAGTGCTGACACGGGCGCGCGGAGGGACCTCCTCGGCGGCACCGAGGATCGGGGATGGGCTACGAAGGGGGCCGCAAAACGGCCGGAGCGCGAACATAGCAAAGGGTCGGGGACCCGATACGCCCCTTCCCAGGAGGGCTCCGCAAATCGCGCACGAATGTGAACGCGGGCGTTGTCCACATCTGTCCGCAGCATGTGCATTGCCCTGTGCGCAGGCTCGGCGTTGTATCCTTGTTCGCCGCCGCGCAGCGTGCTCGGCTCGGTGCTGCGCCGAGCCACGCGAACCATCCCGGCCCGCGGCTAAGGAGTCCACGAAACGTGAAGCGCACCTACCAGCCCAAGAAGCGAAAGCGCGCCCGCACCCACGGGTTTCGTCAGCGCATGAGCACCAAAGCGGGCCGCCTCGTCCTGAAGCGGCGTCGCGACAAGGGCCGCAAGCGGCTCAGCGTCAGCGACAAGTAGCCTCGAGCCCATGCGCGATCGCGCCTCCCGCCGCCGCAGGTTGTCCCGCAGCGCGGAGTTCGAGCGCGTCTATCGCCAGGGCAAGTCGAAGGCCAACCGCTTTCTCGTCCTCTACGCCTTTCCCCGCGAAGAGGACAACCCGCCTTCTTCCTCGTCCGAGGAGGAAGGCCCGCGGCTTGGCCTCTCCGTCTCGCGGAAGGTCGGCGGTGCCGTCGACCGCAACCGCGTCAAGCGCGTGCTGCGCGAGGCCTTCTGGCAGGAGGCCTCACGCCTGCCGACCGGTTCGGACTACGTGGTCGTCGCGCGGCCCGACGCCCGTGACCTCGCCGAGCGCGAGGGCACCGAGGGCATGCGCACCGCGCTCGCGGAGCTGGTCGACGGCCTGGGCGGCTCGCCGGCGTGAAGATCCTCGCGCTTGCGCCCATCCGCTTCTACCAGCGGTTCATCTCGCCCGCGTTCCCGCGTCGGTGCAAGTACCACCCGACCTGTTCGCAGTACGCGGTCCAAGCCATCCAGCGCTATGGCATCCTCAAGGGCGGCGCCCTCGCGGCGT is a genomic window containing:
- the rpmH gene encoding 50S ribosomal protein L34; the encoded protein is MKRTYQPKKRKRARTHGFRQRMSTKAGRLVLKRRRDKGRKRLSVSDK
- the rnpA gene encoding ribonuclease P protein component; this translates as MRDRASRRRRLSRSAEFERVYRQGKSKANRFLVLYAFPREEDNPPSSSSEEEGPRLGLSVSRKVGGAVDRNRVKRVLREAFWQEASRLPTGSDYVVVARPDARDLAEREGTEGMRTALAELVDGLGGSPA
- the yidD gene encoding membrane protein insertion efficiency factor YidD — protein: MKILALAPIRFYQRFISPAFPRRCKYHPTCSQYAVQAIQRYGILKGGALAAWRLLRCNPFSHGGYDPVPVRDTSPVS